The following proteins are encoded in a genomic region of Poecilia reticulata strain Guanapo linkage group LG11, Guppy_female_1.0+MT, whole genome shotgun sequence:
- the nhsl3 gene encoding NHS-like protein 3 isoform X4 — MVVYLRKSIHSLLSVFKKKAGPKGNEDQKRLTVHYTASQHYQENVFIEGSRPQYLEDLHTEAQEGLKILQQEEDKNGVNFADDESIISTDTLCPEQDISSKDRGGSLGSRPNVNDTTAASAALNRPGITHQGSTFKPLNPVKRFDRSRKRNRRTTIMGIPNQVQKELALNRSSTFQPLVSTRLPNHENHNGDSQSSVVIIPTVDGGTPLAKKEGARVHLSELEVFRDEQVARKHLQGGYQDEQAHLCPTVRPKSVAFPGMTTSFSLSPSMLHFLQEPQGPVMSISPQATYLSTIIPNAVLPASVEVIEIDRSNSRTRGSSVNHGNGACGVSKSSLTSEESAVSPLLSRRSDGDGSQTNSSNYDSALMPRSASGSNWSESQSSKTIISDSSVSSSNRGGFSVQESQTQESSNGQDLTSFYSPVNANSSLNKTEVNTTEAESGHGATQSLTAGNQAKNKRNCIHSLSVTKTKQPPAPPRRTNSLHGKKIKSETMTVVELEDPGNSGEVKSSSENPVAEDEVKLVATNANLSPEPLSNSTGPSSTNSSSTLLTPLQDSPNQAEEATASQQESDPSSPQKTAPDGGKFERTMSPSSGYSSQSGTPTLSPKEISPNSPDKLKKKPIKPERSASRASSSAASPSSSLTSLSSGTSEPANADVATYSTTLSPQDFSPTNEVTPSSKLSSLRADIQEMFNIPTPPKVKAPRPPPPETWAHSRQTVELLCGAPNVIKTPLKGKQVETQREPRKDSEVTVENQTTQENPVLEMSTENTVIKDPEGGKSELNSRESSDKEQMHKNEEDTDFNSRAESKINVVKKSESQETTPKKQPPPVMKKPTKILFRDEMGHPLETQDRKLSSTAAKEAHLSVEEHTMSSQSAAAVPADKSNMEKSEVQPMQTLTVEVPKMSKLSPPPTPPPAYQPTPPPIRKPAASLVSPMPSESEKEHDVSHVVDSCWPPPPPPLEGEPVFDGGDEVDFPPPPPPSVRDDVTEMTELTPVASVSHPANNKSSDVEQISKAHTALETSSQDTSCATDIVPPLPPSPPIARVESPVPLQEVSPSSSYLKRNSLKLEDQSPSTLPVSPELSAPTSVPKAPPPPMENVTPGVNFRRQPSGTYRDARNKELLSRHKSVPIPKEDANIPLVTPSLLQMVRLRTVSMTEDQVQPPSEDAAHEATPAQENCSVSNQGPQDIPPKPIRKSLSVKSPPQTVKSSTVTMSSPSLRLQEAIRMKTAAMSSTNCLPHRLGVKSPSYNSIGEQGGHSLKSLEGCDILKSPASTASFIFSRSTKKVVIEPVATASSEARASLKQSLAAELRQVSDQSKAGVLSNGRVKTDRIPPPIAKKPTPGSTSPLLSSHSCSAKMELRVEGSKDPGAAQPVAPPTTTTRVTADTIETLF, encoded by the exons ATGGTGGTCTACTTGAGGAAGAGCATCCACTCTCTGCTGTCAGTCTTCAAGAAGAAGG CTGGCCCGAAGGGGAATGAAGACCAGAAGCGGCTGACGGTTCACTACACGGCCTCCCAGCACTACCAGGAGAATGTGTTCATCGAGGGCAGCAGGCCTCAGTACCTGGAAGACTTGCACACCGAAGCTCAGGAGGGGCTCAAGATACTACAACAGGAAG AGGACAAGAATGGAGTAAACTTTGCGGACGATGAAAGCATCATC TCTACAGATACCCTCTGCCCAGAGCAGGATATCAGCTCCAAGGACAGAGGAGGCTCTCTGGGGTCGAGACCCAACGTTAATGATACCACAGCAGCTTCTGCTGCGTTGAATCGGCCTGGGATTACTCACCAAG GCTCCACATTCAAGCCTTTGAATCCAGTGAAAAGATTCGATAGGAGCAGAAAGAGGAACAGGAGAACCACCATCATGGGCATTCCCAACCAGGTCCAGAAAGAACTTG CTCTGAACAGAAGTTCCACCTTTCAGCCGCTTGTTTCGACTCGGCTCCCTAACCATGAAAATCACAATGGTGACAGCCAGTCGAGTGTTGTTATCATTCCTACAGTGGACGGAGGGACTCCCTTAGCAAAAAAAGAGGGAGCAAGGGTACACCTTTCAGAACTGGAG GTCTTTAGGGACGAGCAGGTGGCGAGGAAGCACCTTCAGGGAGGGTACCAAGATGAGCAGGCCCATCTCTGTCCTACAGTCAGACCCAAGTCCGTTGCATTTCCTGGCATGACAACATCCTTTTCACTCTCTCCATCAATGTTGCACTTCCTCCAAGAGCCTCAG GGTCCGGTGATGTCCATCTCTCCTCAGGCCACTTACTTGTCTACGATCATCCCTAATGCTGTTCTACCGGCTTCAGTTGAAGTGATTGAGATTGACCGCAGCAACAGTCGAACTCGAGGCAGCAGCGTCAATCATGGCAACGGTGCTTGCGGTGTCAGCAAAAGCAGCCTGACATCTGAGGAATCAGCAGTTAGTCCGTTGTTGTCTAGAAGATCAGACGGTGACGGTTCCCAAACAAATAGCTCTAACTATGACTCTGCACTAATGCCCCGGTCAGCCTCAGGTTCAAACTGGAGTGAGTCTCAATCCTCTAAGACTATTATTTCAGACTCCTCGGTTTCATCTTCTAATAGAGGGGGGTTTAGCGTACAAGAAAGCCAGACACAGGAGTCTAGTAACGGCCAAGACCTCACAAGTTTTTATAGCCCAGTTAATGCAAATAGCAGCCTGAACAAAACAGAAGTAAACACAACAGAAGCAGAGTCTGGGCACGGAGCAACACAGTCATTGACTGCTGGCAATCAAGCAAAGAACAAACGGAACTGCATACATAGTCTTTCGGTTACCAAGACCAAACAGCCTCCAGCACCTCCACGAAGAACTAACTCTCTGCATGGCAAAAAGATCAAAAGTGAAACCATGACTGTGGTGGAGCTGGAAGATCCTGGAAACTCAGGAGAAGTAAAAAGTTCATCAGAAAATCCAGTAGCAGAGGATGAAGTTAAATTGGTTGCTACTAATGCCAATTTGAGCCCAGAACCTTTGTCAAACTCCACTGGGCCAAGCTCGACAAACTCCTCCTCCACACTTCTAACCCCTTTGCAGGACTCCCCTAACCAGGCTGAAGAAGCGACAGCGTCACAACAAGAATCCGACCCTTCCTCTCCACAGAAAACGGCACCAGATGGAGGGAAATTCGAACGGACAATGTCTCCTTCCAGTGGCTATTCTAGCCAAAGTGGAACTCCAACGCTTTCCCCGAAAGAAATCTCCCCAAATTCTCCagacaaactgaaaaagaaaccCATCAAACCAGAGAGATCCGCATCCCGTGCCTCATCCTCAGCAGCTTCTCCCTCTTCCTCACTCACCTCACTGTCATCAGGTACATCTGAGCCTGCAAATGCCGACGTTGCCACATACAGCACAACTCTGTCTCCGCAGGATTTCTCACCAACAAATGAAGTTACCCCGAGTAGCAAGCTCTCATCTTTAAGAGCAGACATACAAGAGATGTTTAACATCCCTACTCCTCCTAAAGTCAAAGCCCCTCGCCCACCGCCTCCGGAGACATGGGCCCACAGCAGACAGACTGTTGAGCTCCTCTGTGGAGCTCCTAATGTCATCAAAACTCCACTGAAAGGAAAACAAGTAGAAACCCAAAGAGAGCCCAGAAAAGACAGTGAAGTTACAGTCGAAAACCAGACAACTCAGGAGAATCCTGTTTTGGAAATGTCTACAGAAAACACTGTGATAAAAGATCCTGAAGGTGGCAAAAGTGAATTAAACAGTAGAGAATCTTCAGATAAagaacaaatgcataaaaatgaggAGGACACGGATTTtaacagcagagcagagagtaAAATCAATGTTGTAAAGAAGTCAGAAAGTCAAGAGACAACTCCAAAGAAACAGCCACCTCCTGTCATgaagaaaccaacaaaaatacTGTTCAGAGACGAAATGGGGCATCCATTAGAGACACAAGACAGGAAACTGAGCTCCACTGCTGCAAAAGAAGCTCACTTGTCTGTTGAGGAACATACAATGTCATCCCAAAGTGCTGCAGCAGTTCCAGCCGATAAGAGCAACATGGAAAAGAGTGAAGTTCAGCCTATGCAGACACTTACAGTAGAGGTCCCCAAAATGAGTAAGCTCTCACCACCACCTACGCCTCCTCCAGCTTACCAGCCTACACCTCCTCCGATAAGGAAACCTGCTGCTTCGTTAGTGTCTCCAATGCCAAGTGAGTCTGAGAAGGAGCATGACGTGTCGCATGTTGTCGATTCCTGTTGGCCACCTCCGCCTCCTCCATTAGAAGGGGAACCCGTCTTTGATGGAGGAGACGAGGTAGattttcctccacctcctccaccatCCGTAAGAGATGATGTAACGGAGATGACAGAACTAACCCCAGTCGCTTCAGTTTCACATCCAGCTAACAACAAATCCTCTGATGTTGAACAGATTTCAAAAGCCCACACTGCTCTTGAGACTTCTTCCCAAGATACTTCATGCGCTACCGACATAGTTCCACCCTTGCCTCCTTCACCACCTATTGCCAGAGTAGAGAGCCCAGTGCCGCTTCAGGAAGTGTCTCCTTCCAGCAGTTACCTTAAGCGAAACTCTCTAAAACTTGAAGATCAGTCTCCCTCTACTCTTCCAGTAAGTCCTGAGCTTTCAGCTCCAACTTCAGTGCCAAAAGCACCTCCTCCACCAATGGAAAATGTAACCCCTGGAGTTAATTTCAGAAGGCAACCCAGTGGCACATACAGAGACGCCAGGAACAAGGAGCTACTTTCTCGCCACAAAAGTGTCCCAATTCCTAAAGAGGACGCAAACATACCACTCGTAACCCCTTCGCTGCTGCAGATGGTTCGCCTTAGAACGGTCAGCATGACTGAAGATCAGGTGCAACCTCCATCTGAAGACGCAGCACATGAGGCAACTCCAGCTCAGGAGAATTGTTCCGTCTCAAACCAAGGACCTCAAGACATTCCTCCAAAGCCCATTCGGAAGTCTTTGTCAGTAAAATCTCCTCCTCAAACAGTAAAATCGTCCACTGTGACAATGAGTTCTCCTTCCCTGCGCCTGCAGGAGGCCATCCGAATGAAAACTGCAGCCATGTCTTCCACAAACTGTCTTCCCCACAGACTGGGTGTGAAATCCCCTTCTTACAACTCCATTGGTGAACAAGGGGGGCACTCTCTAAAATCACTTGAAGGATGCGATATTCTTAAATCCCCAGCATCTACAGCTAGCTTTATCTTCTCTAGAAGCACAAAAAAGGTGGTCATCGAGCCTGTAGCCACCGCCTCCTCCGAGGCTCGAGCAAGTCTGAAGCAAAGCTTAGCAGCAGAGCTCAGGCAGGTCTCCGACCAATCAAAGGCTGGTGTTCTCTCAAACGGCAGAGTCAAGACTGACAGAATTCCTCCGCCAATAGCCAAGAAGCCAACTCCTGGAAGCACAAGTCCCTTGCTGAGCTCCCATAGCTGTTCAGCAAAGATGGAGCTCAGGGTTGAGGGAAGCAAAGATCCTGGAGCTGCACAACCTGTGGCGCCACCTACTACAA CCACAAGAGTGACGGCGGACACGATTGAAACGTTGTTTTGA
- the nhsl3 gene encoding NHS-like protein 3 isoform X3, translated as MVVYLRKSIHSLLSVFKKKAAGPKGNEDQKRLTVHYTASQHYQENVFIEGSRPQYLEDLHTEAQEGLKILQQEEDKNGVNFADDESIISTDTLCPEQDISSKDRGGSLGSRPNVNDTTAASAALNRPGITHQGSTFKPLNPVKRFDRSRKRNRRTTIMGIPNQVQKELALNRSSTFQPLVSTRLPNHENHNGDSQSSVVIIPTVDGGTPLAKKEGARVHLSELEVFRDEQVARKHLQGGYQDEQAHLCPTVRPKSVAFPGMTTSFSLSPSMLHFLQEPQGPVMSISPQATYLSTIIPNAVLPASVEVIEIDRSNSRTRGSSVNHGNGACGVSKSSLTSEESAVSPLLSRRSDGDGSQTNSSNYDSALMPRSASGSNWSESQSSKTIISDSSVSSSNRGGFSVQESQTQESSNGQDLTSFYSPVNANSSLNKTEVNTTEAESGHGATQSLTAGNQAKNKRNCIHSLSVTKTKQPPAPPRRTNSLHGKKIKSETMTVVELEDPGNSGEVKSSSENPVAEDEVKLVATNANLSPEPLSNSTGPSSTNSSSTLLTPLQDSPNQAEEATASQQESDPSSPQKTAPDGGKFERTMSPSSGYSSQSGTPTLSPKEISPNSPDKLKKKPIKPERSASRASSSAASPSSSLTSLSSGTSEPANADVATYSTTLSPQDFSPTNEVTPSSKLSSLRADIQEMFNIPTPPKVKAPRPPPPETWAHSRQTVELLCGAPNVIKTPLKGKQVETQREPRKDSEVTVENQTTQENPVLEMSTENTVIKDPEGGKSELNSRESSDKEQMHKNEEDTDFNSRAESKINVVKKSESQETTPKKQPPPVMKKPTKILFRDEMGHPLETQDRKLSSTAAKEAHLSVEEHTMSSQSAAAVPADKSNMEKSEVQPMQTLTVEVPKMSKLSPPPTPPPAYQPTPPPIRKPAASLVSPMPSESEKEHDVSHVVDSCWPPPPPPLEGEPVFDGGDEVDFPPPPPPSVRDDVTEMTELTPVASVSHPANNKSSDVEQISKAHTALETSSQDTSCATDIVPPLPPSPPIARVESPVPLQEVSPSSSYLKRNSLKLEDQSPSTLPVSPELSAPTSVPKAPPPPMENVTPGVNFRRQPSGTYRDARNKELLSRHKSVPIPKEDANIPLVTPSLLQMVRLRTVSMTEDQVQPPSEDAAHEATPAQENCSVSNQGPQDIPPKPIRKSLSVKSPPQTVKSSTVTMSSPSLRLQEAIRMKTAAMSSTNCLPHRLGVKSPSYNSIGEQGGHSLKSLEGCDILKSPASTASFIFSRSTKKVVIEPVATASSEARASLKQSLAAELRQVSDQSKAGVLSNGRVKTDRIPPPIAKKPTPGSTSPLLSSHSCSAKMELRVEGSKDPGAAQPVAPPTTTTRVTADTIETLF; from the exons ATGGTGGTCTACTTGAGGAAGAGCATCCACTCTCTGCTGTCAGTCTTCAAGAAGAAGG CAGCTGGCCCGAAGGGGAATGAAGACCAGAAGCGGCTGACGGTTCACTACACGGCCTCCCAGCACTACCAGGAGAATGTGTTCATCGAGGGCAGCAGGCCTCAGTACCTGGAAGACTTGCACACCGAAGCTCAGGAGGGGCTCAAGATACTACAACAGGAAG AGGACAAGAATGGAGTAAACTTTGCGGACGATGAAAGCATCATC TCTACAGATACCCTCTGCCCAGAGCAGGATATCAGCTCCAAGGACAGAGGAGGCTCTCTGGGGTCGAGACCCAACGTTAATGATACCACAGCAGCTTCTGCTGCGTTGAATCGGCCTGGGATTACTCACCAAG GCTCCACATTCAAGCCTTTGAATCCAGTGAAAAGATTCGATAGGAGCAGAAAGAGGAACAGGAGAACCACCATCATGGGCATTCCCAACCAGGTCCAGAAAGAACTTG CTCTGAACAGAAGTTCCACCTTTCAGCCGCTTGTTTCGACTCGGCTCCCTAACCATGAAAATCACAATGGTGACAGCCAGTCGAGTGTTGTTATCATTCCTACAGTGGACGGAGGGACTCCCTTAGCAAAAAAAGAGGGAGCAAGGGTACACCTTTCAGAACTGGAG GTCTTTAGGGACGAGCAGGTGGCGAGGAAGCACCTTCAGGGAGGGTACCAAGATGAGCAGGCCCATCTCTGTCCTACAGTCAGACCCAAGTCCGTTGCATTTCCTGGCATGACAACATCCTTTTCACTCTCTCCATCAATGTTGCACTTCCTCCAAGAGCCTCAG GGTCCGGTGATGTCCATCTCTCCTCAGGCCACTTACTTGTCTACGATCATCCCTAATGCTGTTCTACCGGCTTCAGTTGAAGTGATTGAGATTGACCGCAGCAACAGTCGAACTCGAGGCAGCAGCGTCAATCATGGCAACGGTGCTTGCGGTGTCAGCAAAAGCAGCCTGACATCTGAGGAATCAGCAGTTAGTCCGTTGTTGTCTAGAAGATCAGACGGTGACGGTTCCCAAACAAATAGCTCTAACTATGACTCTGCACTAATGCCCCGGTCAGCCTCAGGTTCAAACTGGAGTGAGTCTCAATCCTCTAAGACTATTATTTCAGACTCCTCGGTTTCATCTTCTAATAGAGGGGGGTTTAGCGTACAAGAAAGCCAGACACAGGAGTCTAGTAACGGCCAAGACCTCACAAGTTTTTATAGCCCAGTTAATGCAAATAGCAGCCTGAACAAAACAGAAGTAAACACAACAGAAGCAGAGTCTGGGCACGGAGCAACACAGTCATTGACTGCTGGCAATCAAGCAAAGAACAAACGGAACTGCATACATAGTCTTTCGGTTACCAAGACCAAACAGCCTCCAGCACCTCCACGAAGAACTAACTCTCTGCATGGCAAAAAGATCAAAAGTGAAACCATGACTGTGGTGGAGCTGGAAGATCCTGGAAACTCAGGAGAAGTAAAAAGTTCATCAGAAAATCCAGTAGCAGAGGATGAAGTTAAATTGGTTGCTACTAATGCCAATTTGAGCCCAGAACCTTTGTCAAACTCCACTGGGCCAAGCTCGACAAACTCCTCCTCCACACTTCTAACCCCTTTGCAGGACTCCCCTAACCAGGCTGAAGAAGCGACAGCGTCACAACAAGAATCCGACCCTTCCTCTCCACAGAAAACGGCACCAGATGGAGGGAAATTCGAACGGACAATGTCTCCTTCCAGTGGCTATTCTAGCCAAAGTGGAACTCCAACGCTTTCCCCGAAAGAAATCTCCCCAAATTCTCCagacaaactgaaaaagaaaccCATCAAACCAGAGAGATCCGCATCCCGTGCCTCATCCTCAGCAGCTTCTCCCTCTTCCTCACTCACCTCACTGTCATCAGGTACATCTGAGCCTGCAAATGCCGACGTTGCCACATACAGCACAACTCTGTCTCCGCAGGATTTCTCACCAACAAATGAAGTTACCCCGAGTAGCAAGCTCTCATCTTTAAGAGCAGACATACAAGAGATGTTTAACATCCCTACTCCTCCTAAAGTCAAAGCCCCTCGCCCACCGCCTCCGGAGACATGGGCCCACAGCAGACAGACTGTTGAGCTCCTCTGTGGAGCTCCTAATGTCATCAAAACTCCACTGAAAGGAAAACAAGTAGAAACCCAAAGAGAGCCCAGAAAAGACAGTGAAGTTACAGTCGAAAACCAGACAACTCAGGAGAATCCTGTTTTGGAAATGTCTACAGAAAACACTGTGATAAAAGATCCTGAAGGTGGCAAAAGTGAATTAAACAGTAGAGAATCTTCAGATAAagaacaaatgcataaaaatgaggAGGACACGGATTTtaacagcagagcagagagtaAAATCAATGTTGTAAAGAAGTCAGAAAGTCAAGAGACAACTCCAAAGAAACAGCCACCTCCTGTCATgaagaaaccaacaaaaatacTGTTCAGAGACGAAATGGGGCATCCATTAGAGACACAAGACAGGAAACTGAGCTCCACTGCTGCAAAAGAAGCTCACTTGTCTGTTGAGGAACATACAATGTCATCCCAAAGTGCTGCAGCAGTTCCAGCCGATAAGAGCAACATGGAAAAGAGTGAAGTTCAGCCTATGCAGACACTTACAGTAGAGGTCCCCAAAATGAGTAAGCTCTCACCACCACCTACGCCTCCTCCAGCTTACCAGCCTACACCTCCTCCGATAAGGAAACCTGCTGCTTCGTTAGTGTCTCCAATGCCAAGTGAGTCTGAGAAGGAGCATGACGTGTCGCATGTTGTCGATTCCTGTTGGCCACCTCCGCCTCCTCCATTAGAAGGGGAACCCGTCTTTGATGGAGGAGACGAGGTAGattttcctccacctcctccaccatCCGTAAGAGATGATGTAACGGAGATGACAGAACTAACCCCAGTCGCTTCAGTTTCACATCCAGCTAACAACAAATCCTCTGATGTTGAACAGATTTCAAAAGCCCACACTGCTCTTGAGACTTCTTCCCAAGATACTTCATGCGCTACCGACATAGTTCCACCCTTGCCTCCTTCACCACCTATTGCCAGAGTAGAGAGCCCAGTGCCGCTTCAGGAAGTGTCTCCTTCCAGCAGTTACCTTAAGCGAAACTCTCTAAAACTTGAAGATCAGTCTCCCTCTACTCTTCCAGTAAGTCCTGAGCTTTCAGCTCCAACTTCAGTGCCAAAAGCACCTCCTCCACCAATGGAAAATGTAACCCCTGGAGTTAATTTCAGAAGGCAACCCAGTGGCACATACAGAGACGCCAGGAACAAGGAGCTACTTTCTCGCCACAAAAGTGTCCCAATTCCTAAAGAGGACGCAAACATACCACTCGTAACCCCTTCGCTGCTGCAGATGGTTCGCCTTAGAACGGTCAGCATGACTGAAGATCAGGTGCAACCTCCATCTGAAGACGCAGCACATGAGGCAACTCCAGCTCAGGAGAATTGTTCCGTCTCAAACCAAGGACCTCAAGACATTCCTCCAAAGCCCATTCGGAAGTCTTTGTCAGTAAAATCTCCTCCTCAAACAGTAAAATCGTCCACTGTGACAATGAGTTCTCCTTCCCTGCGCCTGCAGGAGGCCATCCGAATGAAAACTGCAGCCATGTCTTCCACAAACTGTCTTCCCCACAGACTGGGTGTGAAATCCCCTTCTTACAACTCCATTGGTGAACAAGGGGGGCACTCTCTAAAATCACTTGAAGGATGCGATATTCTTAAATCCCCAGCATCTACAGCTAGCTTTATCTTCTCTAGAAGCACAAAAAAGGTGGTCATCGAGCCTGTAGCCACCGCCTCCTCCGAGGCTCGAGCAAGTCTGAAGCAAAGCTTAGCAGCAGAGCTCAGGCAGGTCTCCGACCAATCAAAGGCTGGTGTTCTCTCAAACGGCAGAGTCAAGACTGACAGAATTCCTCCGCCAATAGCCAAGAAGCCAACTCCTGGAAGCACAAGTCCCTTGCTGAGCTCCCATAGCTGTTCAGCAAAGATGGAGCTCAGGGTTGAGGGAAGCAAAGATCCTGGAGCTGCACAACCTGTGGCGCCACCTACTACAA CCACAAGAGTGACGGCGGACACGATTGAAACGTTGTTTTGA